The Desulfobacterales bacterium DNA window CAGAAGATGTTATAATTACCATAAGTCCAAATCCTACGATATTATTCATGCAGCCGGGCATTAAATCATTAGTTTCTGCAGTATTAAATGGTGATTTAATTATTCCGAGCGGAACTCCTATACAAATCGATTTTAAAGAGACCTATAATTATGTAGATGGCAATATATTAAGCCTTGAACCAAGCACCCATGACGTTTTATTTTTCCAAAATGAAAATAGATTAGAAGCCTTATTTTCAGCATCTCCTTCTTTAAATTTCAATCCATCAGAATTAAGCGAAGGAAAAATTATTCTCGATGCACATAATTTTAATGTTCCATCAGCAACAGGCATTGTAAGCCCATCTGGCGGCATGGTTTCAGATGGAGTGTTTTCAGTAAAAGTTCTTTCAGGCTCTATAACTACGGATGCTCCGATTATATTACAACCAATATCCGATATACCATTAGATTTATCTCAAGATCCATATTTTGAAATTTTCCCAGATACCCCTGGTATTTCCATTGATTTTGGCTGTGCAAGCCTTTTAAAATCAGCAATATTATCTGTTAAAGTTTCGTCTCAGTTTTCATCTAATGATTCTTTTGTTCTTGTAAAGCAAACAGCAATAGAAAATTCTACACGATATGAATTAGTAGCAATCGGAAGAATTGATTCTAATAATATTATATTTGATAGCTTGAATATGCCTTTAATACAAGGCTCAGGCAAATATTATATCCTTAAAATGAAATCATCCATCGGATACATTACAGGAACTGTTTCCCACGGTTCAAACGTATTTATAGAAACTTCTAATCTTCCATTCGTAAGCATGGCAAATCCAGATACTGGCTCCTATAAAGCGATTGCACTTACAGGAAGCATTACAGTAAATGCTAAAGATATAACTTCAGGATATTCAACTTATCAAAATACTTATGTAACAGCTAATTTTACAGCGAATGTGGCTTTAACATTAAAGGCTGTAAGGCCAACAGTTTTAGCCATAAGCCCTGAAGATGAAGCTGAAAAAATAGAACTAACTGCTCCGATATTAGTTAATTTTTCCGCAAAAATGTCGTCTTCATCCATTAATTCATCAAGTTTTAAGCTTCTCGAAGGAGAAGTTGGCATTAACGGCGTAATATCCCTTGATCCTGACGGTAGAACTGCTGTTTTTAGGCCTAATCTTTCATTAAATGATAATAAAAAACACACTGTAATTCTAACGACAGAAATAAAAGATATTTACGGCAATGCATTGATCGGCAATCAATCAAATGAAACATATTCCATAAGCTTTACAACCCTTGATGCAACTCCGCCTGCAAAGCCAGCTCCAGGCCAAATTAAAGTTCCAATTCCTGAAAATGGTGAAACAGTAGTAACAGGAACTCAAGGTGCTACAGAGCCTGGAACTCTTGTAAATGTATTTAATTTAACCACTGGAGCAACAACAAGCGTTATTTCCGAAGATGATGGAAGTTTTTATATTACAGTTCAAGCTGATTTAGTGGACAAACTTCAAGTTGAAATTAGAGACGAATCAGGAAACATAACTATATTCGACCCAGGCCCGTTTAGAAACGATGATGGTTCAACAGTTGTTGGAAGTGAAGGAGGTGTTGTAGAAGGTTCTGGAGATGTTACTCTAATAGTTCCAGAAGATGCTATCCCTGACGGAACTATAGTAAAAATTGATGCATTAGATGAATCTCAAGTAGAAAAAAAAATAGAGCCCTTTTTTACTCCTTTCGGATATTTAAAATTAGAAATGGGAGATGTTGTTGCCTCAAAAGAGCTAAAAGTATCAATTCCAGCTCCAGCTGGCATGGATTTAACCCAATTTACAGATATGCTTGTTGTTCAAGAAGTTGATTTTTTCGGAACAAAAGAACATGAGCTAATCAATATTGCAAAAATAAATGATGGACGAATTGAAACAGCTTCACCTCCATTTTGTGGATTACTTACATCTGGTGTTTATGCCTTAATGGGAAGTGTTATGCCTTTAGCGTATCCAACATTTAATTTGTCTAGTCTTTATTCCGGCATATCAGTTATTAGCATTATGAATGACTCATATTTTACATTGGTAAGTTTATGCAGTAAAATAGGCATGACTCTTCAAAATAAACCAGCAAAAGTTACTGCCTATAATTCTGCTGGAAATATTATTGC harbors:
- a CDS encoding Ig-like domain-containing protein; the protein is SLNAEITIPAGCFSNDINLTLTKLSQQALTFPLPIGWTPVSAFYIGPTGNSLNSSFDIIVSKAENIGSTPLSLIAVKWDSQTLKWIQIPSSFYSNTNQIIIATDSMGCIALVKPDVLPYPAVIPGQGSPIEGVNPADLPEDVIITISPNPTILFMQPGIKSLVSAVLNGDLIIPSGTPIQIDFKETYNYVDGNILSLEPSTHDVLFFQNENRLEALFSASPSLNFNPSELSEGKIILDAHNFNVPSATGIVSPSGGMVSDGVFSVKVLSGSITTDAPIILQPISDIPLDLSQDPYFEIFPDTPGISIDFGCASLLKSAILSVKVSSQFSSNDSFVLVKQTAIENSTRYELVAIGRIDSNNIIFDSLNMPLIQGSGKYYILKMKSSIGYITGTVSHGSNVFIETSNLPFVSMANPDTGSYKAIALTGSITVNAKDITSGYSTYQNTYVTANFTANVALTLKAVRPTVLAISPEDEAEKIELTAPILVNFSAKMSSSSINSSSFKLLEGEVGINGVISLDPDGRTAVFRPNLSLNDNKKHTVILTTEIKDIYGNALIGNQSNETYSISFTTLDATPPAKPAPGQIKVPIPENGETVVTGTQGATEPGTLVNVFNLTTGATTSVISEDDGSFYITVQADLVDKLQVEIRDESGNITIFDPGPFRNDDGSTVVGSEGGVVEGSGDVTLIVPEDAIPDGTIVKIDALDESQVEKKIEPFFTPFGYLKLEMGDVVASKELKVSIPAPAGMDLTQFTDMLVVQEVDFFGTKEHELINIAKINDGRIETASPPFCGLLTSGVYALMGSVMPLAYPTFNLSSLYSGISVISIMNDSYFTLVSLCSKIGMTLQNKPAKVTAYNSAGNIIAQQEFYAPVTPYASIDISHPQNNQGVFAAINIHISSDSTVTQFNSDLTVKDIITGININAQAAVIFSKEIKGVSNSSFYVSENGANIPGTVEVKYP